The Temnothorax longispinosus isolate EJ_2023e chromosome 7, Tlon_JGU_v1, whole genome shotgun sequence genome contains a region encoding:
- the Isha gene encoding uncharacterized protein Isha isoform X1 — protein MEAVKAFNAELSALYEVKPPISKAKMNSLTRGAIKAIKFYKHVVQSVEKFIQKCKPEYKVPGLYVIDSIVRQSRHQFGMEKDVFAPRFAKNMQTTFLNLLKCPQEDKSKVIRVLNLWQKNAVFPPEVIQPLFDLADPNHPIHKEQTVNSNGTLNASSGNNLSNVSAVTKTPPSAIKNAVKDPKLFPSGKTIDPVWLAQTKMEAAVNANKLLNQSNSGQMDSSLFDQLQHLQQLLLKKDASNEPKSSVKFDKKLLDFDYGEEEDDDVVVTNSPNTAASTNTQHNAVSANSSLESLGLLLANPEVLRQLQTLQQTMQSNASSSQLEMEEKMRKLQQMKQQEEEFDKHLAQTVSNLPFASECELKPSDILKPNTQNYASNMNSNVMQDMSQPPPGYPPALSYASQALSSIRQMNQSTHQNQKSPLLDERQETQDYSGNSIRRDSSSVEIVNCENTSSQSRSPERYRHHSRSRSPRHRDRDRDRDRDRKSRSRSRSRRRRSRSRDRGRDRKRDDSREKMTEEEREKDRERRKRGLPPIIRDKLSVCSTTLWVGHLSKLVHQEELSDTFGELGDIVSIDLISPRGCAFICMNRRQDAYRALTKLKNQKMQGKAITLAWAPGKGVKGKEWKDYWEVELGVSYIPWNKLNNITDQELELLEEGGMIDEDTLPPHLKGKLKHTGTSADVLQQQLHLQQQAMVAAANAGAPIPTLTDGIVNVIQSSANSQQQQQQQQQLVDTSQPPPIRPPTSAALLPPPNTQLQMMPPAFTMPGVPRMISHMGLQMTHGLMPNVPIGVPPPNMQSLLGPPGMMQTMLTPSVNPPFGAGVGVSLLTQIPLPAPAAPSDKPNSTGYEILNIAGMPHNVPPIGVPPPTTETSMPNLPMLRQPYGVGPAPPMQMQLPQQQHHSDDMDVEMEDAMPQSLSSNLPKDKPNLSDQLIAAMNISGGVNDCRLENDQSREYKERERDRENRERRDRGDRDRGDRMDINECRMDRGRDRGRGRDRGRDRRRDGRDGRERERDERRDRDNRESRESRESSTRHSEGPSVQNQNVQEGEGMAKKEGKPSLAERLRQLADGTLPLDDRMDRNMRGNRSERSNERNDRNFEESPGGAAARRPPGDMPISLMDLPKFGVLPPERTDFPRGPDFRPGPPDAREFPQRGLPDRPDRQNFPPRGGPRASQMDDFLDPRMQPGIFPEEYESRLGHNGPRPDDFPPSRLGPARDEFERPEVRARRPPVDEYERERFEYEMRREGFDPRMQDGFDLRGHNERSDFDLRRREFFGGPMEPVFGMPPLMGPKGPRGPVGPEGFGPRGARGPGPLMFHLRGMGPRGMRPGMRPPFAPRGPPFDPREADSFFRPPFDEMRGRPGPHIRPPFGPMGPPAMHGPDGPWRNQEGGGPPPASWSGQEGPEGHAQRENHLPRDKQKLTKHQDYKNISERENRNRNRKSRWGNVSPPLTDDVDEMPSEEAENKVETSDGGELVAKNSFDVSSSAIDQQSLLMQKKQDESTIHEQDVMHSDRENEFASMPNDKGSDEISYKNDKNQASTFEIGADHFSSNDLTLKQRGEEEQCEYEAPIPAEDSAQQHVVQSIEQIGHVSENHSEQSVEHQVDSL, from the exons ATGGAGGCGGTGAAGGCGTTCAACGCGGAG CTCTCTGCTCTCTACGAGGTCAAACCCCCTATCTCAAAAGCCAAAATGAATTCGCTTACACGGGGAGCCATCAAAGCAATAAAATTCTACAAACATGTTGTACAAAGCGTGGAAAAATTCATTCAAAAA TGCAAGCCCGAGTACAAAGTACCAGGGTTGTATGTAATAGATTCAATTGTTCGACAATCCCGACATCAGTTTGGGATGGAAAAGGATGTGTTCGCTCCGCgatttgcgaaaaatatgcaGACGACGTTTCTCAATCTTTTGAAGTGTCCGCAGGAGGATAAAAGCAAAGTTATACGTGTATTAAATCTTTGGCAAAAGAACGCAGTTTTTCCACCAGAAGTTATTCAACCACTTTTTGATCTGGCAGACCCAAACCATCCAATACATAAGGAACAGACAGTAAATAGCAAtg GTACATTAAATGCATCGTCTGGAAATAATCTAAGTAATGTAAGCGCGGTCACTAAGACTCCACCATCTGCAATTAAAAACGCTGTGAAGGATCCCAAACTATTTCCATCCGGAAAAACGATCGATCCAGTATGGTTAGCACAAACAAAAATGGAAGCAGCAGTCAATGCAAATAAACTTTtg AATCAATCCAATTCCGGCCAGATGGATTCCTCTCTTTTCGACCAGTTACAACATTTACAGCAACTACTTTTGAAAAAGGATGCTTCAAACGAACCAAAGAGTTCCGTCAAGTTTGATAAGAAATTGTTAGATTTTGATTACGGCGAAGAAGAAGATGACGATGTTGTTGTTACTAATTCTCCAAACACAGCTGCCTCAACCAATACCCAGCACAATGCAGTTTCAGCAAACAGCAGTTTAGAAAGCCTTGGACTGTTACTTGCAAATCCAGAG GTTTTGAGACAATTACAAACTTTACAACAAACCATGCAAAGCAATGCATCCTCCTCACAACTTGAAATGGAAGAAAAGATGCGCAAGCTGCAACAAATGAAACAGCAGGAAGAAGAATTCGATAAGCATTTAGCACAAACTGTTTCT aaCCTTCCATTTGCATCTGAATGCGAATTAAAACCttctgatattttaaaacCAAACACACAAAATTACGCATCAAATATGAACAGCAATGTAATGCAAGATATGAGCCAGCCACCACCTGGTTACCCGCCAGCTCTGTCATACGCTTCGCAGGCTTTATCAAGTATTCGACAAATGAATCAGTCCACGCACCAAAATCAAAAGAGTCCGTTACTTGATGAACGACAAGAAACACAAGATTATTCCgg gaacAGTATCAGGCGTGATAGCAGCAGTGTAGAAATTGTAAACTGTGAAAACACGAGTTCCCAAAGTAGATCGCCAGAACGATATCGACATCACAGTCGATCTCGATCTCCACGGCacagagatagagatagagatcGAGATAGAGATAGGAAATCTCGATCTAGAAGCAGGTCAAGACGAAGAAG aTCTCGGTCAAGAGACAGGGGTCGTGATAGAAAACGTGATGATAGTCGAGAAAAAATGACGGAAGAAGAGCGGGAGAAGGATAGGGAGCGACGCAAACGCGGTTTGCCGCCGATAATTAGAGATAAATTAAGTG TTTGCAGTACAACACTTTGGGTAGGACATTTGTCAAAACTTGTACATCAAGAAGAATTGTCCGACACATTTGGAGAGCTTGGTGATATCGTTAGCATTGATTTAATCTCGCCAAGAGGTTGCGCTTTTATATGTATGAACAGAAGGCAGGATGCATATCGAGCACtaacgaaattgaaaaatcaaaaaatgcAAGGCAAAGCTATTACG TTAGCATGGGCACCTGGTAAAGGAGTGAAAGGCAAGGAATGGAAAGACTACTGGGAAGTAGAGCTAGGCGTCAGTTACATCCCttggaataaattaaacaacatTACCGATCAAGAATTGGAGTTACTGGAAGAAGGAGGAATGATAGACGAAGACACATTACCTCCTCATTTGAAAG GAAAACTGAAACACACCGGCACGAGTGCGGACGTCCTGCAACAACAATTGCATCTGCAACAGCAAGCAATGGTTGCCGCTGCAAACGCTGGTGCTCCTATTCCCACTTTAACGGACGGTATCGTTAATGTCATCCAGTCGTCGGCTAATtcacagcaacagcagcagcaacagcaacaattAGTCGACACTAGTCAACCGCCACCAATCAGACCACCGACATCGGCTGCGCTATTGCCTCCTCCGAACACGCAGTTGCAAATGATGCCCCCAGCATTTACGATGCCAGGAGTGCCAC GAATGATTAGTCACATGGGCCTACAAATGACGCATGGATTAATGCCGAATGTTCCGATTGGAGTGCCGCCACCTAACATGCAGAGTCTGCTGGGACCACCCGGCATGATGCAGACCATGTTGACACCCTCAGTAAACCCGCCATTTGGAGCAGGTGTTGGCGTAAGTTTATTGACACAAATTCCACTGCCCGCACCTGCAGCGCCTTCGGATAAGCCAAACTCCACTG GATACGAGATCCTGAACATTGCAGGTATGCCGCACAACGTTCCACCGATTGGAGTACCGCCGCCTACGACGGAGACGAGTATGCCGAACTTGCCAATGTTACGGCAACCATACGGAGTGGGTCCGGCGCCGCCGATGCAGATGCAACTACCTCAACAACAGCACCACTCGGACGATATGGACGTGGAGATGGAGGACGCGATGCCGCAAAGTTTGAGCAGCAACTTGCCTAAGGACAAGCCGAATCTCAGTGATCAGCTGATCGCGGCGATGAATATAAGCGGCGGTGTGAACGACTGTCGTCTGGAGAACGATCAATCTCGCGAGTATAAGGAACGAGAACGCGATCGGGAGAACAGGGAAAGGAGAGACAGGGGTGATCGAGATCGCGGGGATCGCATGGATATCAATGAGTGCAGGATGGATCGTGGCAGGGACAGAGGAAGGGGACGGGATCGTGGTCGGGATAGACGGAGGGACGGTCGCGACggtcgcgagagagagagggacgaGAGACGCGATCGGGACAACCGTGAGAGCCGAGAAAGCCGGGAGAGTAGCACCAGACACTCGGAGGGACCGAGTGTGCAGAATCAAAACGTCCAGGAAGGCGAGGGCATGGCGAAGAAGGAGGGCAAGCCTAGTCTAGCTGAACGATTGCGACAATTAGCCGACGGAACGTTACCATTGGATGACCGGATGGACCGGAACATGCGTGGTAACCGATCCGAGCGAAGCAACGAGCGGAACGACAGAAACTTCGAAGAAAGTCCCGGAGGCGCAGCGGCACGACGGCCACCTGGCGACATGCCGATCTCGTTGATGGATCTACCTAAATTCGGAGTGCTACCTCCGGAGCGAACAGATTTCCCGCGAGGACCGGATTTCCGGCCCGGGCCGCCGGACGCACGCGAGTTTCCGCAACGCGGCCTGCCCGATCGGCCTGATCGGCAAAATTTTCCGCCGCGCGGTGGGCCGAGGGCTTCGCAGATGGACGACTTCCTGGATCCCAGGATGCAGCCTGGCATATTCCCGGAGGAGTACGAGAGCAGACTGGGCCACAATGGGCCCCGACCTGACGACTTTCCCCCGAGCAGGCTAGGTCCGGCTCGCGACGAGTTTGAGCGACCGGAAGTGCGTGCTCGCAGACCGCCCGTGGACGAGTACGAACGCGAGCGTTTCGAGTACGAGATGAGACGCGAGGGATTTGATCCACGAATGCAAGACGGCTTCGATCTCAGAGGTCACAACGAGCGCTCCGACTTCGATCTTCGTAGGAGAGAATTTTTCGGTGGCCCAATGGAACCTGTGTTCGGAATGCCGCCTTTAATGGGACCAAAAGGACCGAGAGGACCGGTTGGCCCTGAAGGATTTGGACCGCGTGGAGCAAGGGGACCTG GTCCGCTGATGTTCCATTTACGTGGTATGGGTCCGAGAGGTATGAGGCCCGGGATGAGGCCGCCGTTCGCACCTCGAGGTCCACCGTTCGATCCCAGAGAAGCGGACTCTTTCTTCCGACCTCCGTTCGATGAAATGCGCGGTCGTCCAGGACCGCACATCCGACCACCGTTCGGTCCGATGGGCCCACCAGCGATGCATGGACCAGACGGTCCGTGGAGAAATCAGGAGGGCGGTGGACCGCCGCCCGCGTCATGGTCCGGACAGGAAGGACCCGAAGGACATGCGCAACGTGAGAATCATCTCCCGCGGGACAAGCAAAAATTAACGAAGCACCAggactataaaaatatatccgaGCGGGAGAACCGCAACCGAAATCGCAAATCCAGATGGGGTAATGTTAGCCCGCCACTGACGGACGACGTGGACGAGATGCCGTCGGAGGAGGCCGAGAATAAAGTAGAGACATCGGATGGCGGGGAACTAGTGGCGAAGAATAGCTTCGACGTTTCATCCTCGGCCATCGATCAGCAGAGTCTTCTGATGCAAAAGAAACAAGATGAGTCGACAATTCACGAGCAGGATGTGATGCATAGTGACAGAGAAAATGAGTTTGCGAGTATGCCAAACGATAAGGGCAGCGACGAGATTAGCTATAAAAATGACAAGAATCAGGCCAGTACCTTCGAAATTGGTGCGGATCATTTCTCCAGCAACGATTTAACGTTAAAGCAGCGGGGTGAAGAGGAACAGTGTGAATATGAAGCACCCATTCCAGCTGAAGATTCAGCGCAACAACATGTGGTACAATCGATCGAACAAATAGGGCACGTCAGTGAAAATCATAGTGAGCAATCAGTGGAACACCAAGTGGATTCGTTATAA
- the Isha gene encoding uncharacterized protein Isha isoform X2 — translation MEAVKAFNAELSALYEVKPPISKAKMNSLTRGAIKAIKFYKHVVQSVEKFIQKCKPEYKVPGLYVIDSIVRQSRHQFGMEKDVFAPRFAKNMQTTFLNLLKCPQEDKSKVIRVLNLWQKNAVFPPEVIQPLFDLADPNHPIHKEQTVNSNGTLNASSGNNLSNVSAVTKTPPSAIKNAVKDPKLFPSGKTIDPVWLAQTKMEAAVNANKLLNQSNSGQMDSSLFDQLQHLQQLLLKKDASNEPKSSVKFDKKLLDFDYGEEEDDDVVVTNSPNTAASTNTQHNAVSANSSLESLGLLLANPEVLRQLQTLQQTMQSNASSSQLEMEEKMRKLQQMKQQEEEFDKHLAQTVSNLPFASECELKPSDILKPNTQNYASNMNSNVMQDMSQPPPGYPPALSYASQALSSIRQMNQSTHQNQKSPLLDERQETQDYSGNSIRRDSSSVEIVNCENTSSQSRSPERYRHHSRSRSPRHRDRDRDRDRDRKSRSRSRSRRRRSRSRDRGRDRKRDDSREKMTEEEREKDRERRKRGLPPIIRDKLSVCSTTLWVGHLSKLVHQEELSDTFGELGDIVSIDLISPRGCAFICMNRRQDAYRALTKLKNQKMQGKAITLAWAPGKGVKGKEWKDYWEVELGVSYIPWNKLNNITDQELELLEEGGMIDEDTLPPHLKGKLKHTGTSADVLQQQLHLQQQAMVAAANAGAPIPTLTDGIVNVIQSSANSQQQQQQQQQLVDTSQPPPIRPPTSAALLPPPNTQLQMMPPAFTMPGVPRMISHMGLQMTHGLMPNVPIGVPPPNMQSLLGPPGMMQTMLTPSVNPPFGAGVGVSLLTQIPLPAPAAPSDKPNSTGMPHNVPPIGVPPPTTETSMPNLPMLRQPYGVGPAPPMQMQLPQQQHHSDDMDVEMEDAMPQSLSSNLPKDKPNLSDQLIAAMNISGGVNDCRLENDQSREYKERERDRENRERRDRGDRDRGDRMDINECRMDRGRDRGRGRDRGRDRRRDGRDGRERERDERRDRDNRESRESRESSTRHSEGPSVQNQNVQEGEGMAKKEGKPSLAERLRQLADGTLPLDDRMDRNMRGNRSERSNERNDRNFEESPGGAAARRPPGDMPISLMDLPKFGVLPPERTDFPRGPDFRPGPPDAREFPQRGLPDRPDRQNFPPRGGPRASQMDDFLDPRMQPGIFPEEYESRLGHNGPRPDDFPPSRLGPARDEFERPEVRARRPPVDEYERERFEYEMRREGFDPRMQDGFDLRGHNERSDFDLRRREFFGGPMEPVFGMPPLMGPKGPRGPVGPEGFGPRGARGPGPLMFHLRGMGPRGMRPGMRPPFAPRGPPFDPREADSFFRPPFDEMRGRPGPHIRPPFGPMGPPAMHGPDGPWRNQEGGGPPPASWSGQEGPEGHAQRENHLPRDKQKLTKHQDYKNISERENRNRNRKSRWGNVSPPLTDDVDEMPSEEAENKVETSDGGELVAKNSFDVSSSAIDQQSLLMQKKQDESTIHEQDVMHSDRENEFASMPNDKGSDEISYKNDKNQASTFEIGADHFSSNDLTLKQRGEEEQCEYEAPIPAEDSAQQHVVQSIEQIGHVSENHSEQSVEHQVDSL, via the exons ATGGAGGCGGTGAAGGCGTTCAACGCGGAG CTCTCTGCTCTCTACGAGGTCAAACCCCCTATCTCAAAAGCCAAAATGAATTCGCTTACACGGGGAGCCATCAAAGCAATAAAATTCTACAAACATGTTGTACAAAGCGTGGAAAAATTCATTCAAAAA TGCAAGCCCGAGTACAAAGTACCAGGGTTGTATGTAATAGATTCAATTGTTCGACAATCCCGACATCAGTTTGGGATGGAAAAGGATGTGTTCGCTCCGCgatttgcgaaaaatatgcaGACGACGTTTCTCAATCTTTTGAAGTGTCCGCAGGAGGATAAAAGCAAAGTTATACGTGTATTAAATCTTTGGCAAAAGAACGCAGTTTTTCCACCAGAAGTTATTCAACCACTTTTTGATCTGGCAGACCCAAACCATCCAATACATAAGGAACAGACAGTAAATAGCAAtg GTACATTAAATGCATCGTCTGGAAATAATCTAAGTAATGTAAGCGCGGTCACTAAGACTCCACCATCTGCAATTAAAAACGCTGTGAAGGATCCCAAACTATTTCCATCCGGAAAAACGATCGATCCAGTATGGTTAGCACAAACAAAAATGGAAGCAGCAGTCAATGCAAATAAACTTTtg AATCAATCCAATTCCGGCCAGATGGATTCCTCTCTTTTCGACCAGTTACAACATTTACAGCAACTACTTTTGAAAAAGGATGCTTCAAACGAACCAAAGAGTTCCGTCAAGTTTGATAAGAAATTGTTAGATTTTGATTACGGCGAAGAAGAAGATGACGATGTTGTTGTTACTAATTCTCCAAACACAGCTGCCTCAACCAATACCCAGCACAATGCAGTTTCAGCAAACAGCAGTTTAGAAAGCCTTGGACTGTTACTTGCAAATCCAGAG GTTTTGAGACAATTACAAACTTTACAACAAACCATGCAAAGCAATGCATCCTCCTCACAACTTGAAATGGAAGAAAAGATGCGCAAGCTGCAACAAATGAAACAGCAGGAAGAAGAATTCGATAAGCATTTAGCACAAACTGTTTCT aaCCTTCCATTTGCATCTGAATGCGAATTAAAACCttctgatattttaaaacCAAACACACAAAATTACGCATCAAATATGAACAGCAATGTAATGCAAGATATGAGCCAGCCACCACCTGGTTACCCGCCAGCTCTGTCATACGCTTCGCAGGCTTTATCAAGTATTCGACAAATGAATCAGTCCACGCACCAAAATCAAAAGAGTCCGTTACTTGATGAACGACAAGAAACACAAGATTATTCCgg gaacAGTATCAGGCGTGATAGCAGCAGTGTAGAAATTGTAAACTGTGAAAACACGAGTTCCCAAAGTAGATCGCCAGAACGATATCGACATCACAGTCGATCTCGATCTCCACGGCacagagatagagatagagatcGAGATAGAGATAGGAAATCTCGATCTAGAAGCAGGTCAAGACGAAGAAG aTCTCGGTCAAGAGACAGGGGTCGTGATAGAAAACGTGATGATAGTCGAGAAAAAATGACGGAAGAAGAGCGGGAGAAGGATAGGGAGCGACGCAAACGCGGTTTGCCGCCGATAATTAGAGATAAATTAAGTG TTTGCAGTACAACACTTTGGGTAGGACATTTGTCAAAACTTGTACATCAAGAAGAATTGTCCGACACATTTGGAGAGCTTGGTGATATCGTTAGCATTGATTTAATCTCGCCAAGAGGTTGCGCTTTTATATGTATGAACAGAAGGCAGGATGCATATCGAGCACtaacgaaattgaaaaatcaaaaaatgcAAGGCAAAGCTATTACG TTAGCATGGGCACCTGGTAAAGGAGTGAAAGGCAAGGAATGGAAAGACTACTGGGAAGTAGAGCTAGGCGTCAGTTACATCCCttggaataaattaaacaacatTACCGATCAAGAATTGGAGTTACTGGAAGAAGGAGGAATGATAGACGAAGACACATTACCTCCTCATTTGAAAG GAAAACTGAAACACACCGGCACGAGTGCGGACGTCCTGCAACAACAATTGCATCTGCAACAGCAAGCAATGGTTGCCGCTGCAAACGCTGGTGCTCCTATTCCCACTTTAACGGACGGTATCGTTAATGTCATCCAGTCGTCGGCTAATtcacagcaacagcagcagcaacagcaacaattAGTCGACACTAGTCAACCGCCACCAATCAGACCACCGACATCGGCTGCGCTATTGCCTCCTCCGAACACGCAGTTGCAAATGATGCCCCCAGCATTTACGATGCCAGGAGTGCCAC GAATGATTAGTCACATGGGCCTACAAATGACGCATGGATTAATGCCGAATGTTCCGATTGGAGTGCCGCCACCTAACATGCAGAGTCTGCTGGGACCACCCGGCATGATGCAGACCATGTTGACACCCTCAGTAAACCCGCCATTTGGAGCAGGTGTTGGCGTAAGTTTATTGACACAAATTCCACTGCCCGCACCTGCAGCGCCTTCGGATAAGCCAAACTCCACTG GTATGCCGCACAACGTTCCACCGATTGGAGTACCGCCGCCTACGACGGAGACGAGTATGCCGAACTTGCCAATGTTACGGCAACCATACGGAGTGGGTCCGGCGCCGCCGATGCAGATGCAACTACCTCAACAACAGCACCACTCGGACGATATGGACGTGGAGATGGAGGACGCGATGCCGCAAAGTTTGAGCAGCAACTTGCCTAAGGACAAGCCGAATCTCAGTGATCAGCTGATCGCGGCGATGAATATAAGCGGCGGTGTGAACGACTGTCGTCTGGAGAACGATCAATCTCGCGAGTATAAGGAACGAGAACGCGATCGGGAGAACAGGGAAAGGAGAGACAGGGGTGATCGAGATCGCGGGGATCGCATGGATATCAATGAGTGCAGGATGGATCGTGGCAGGGACAGAGGAAGGGGACGGGATCGTGGTCGGGATAGACGGAGGGACGGTCGCGACggtcgcgagagagagagggacgaGAGACGCGATCGGGACAACCGTGAGAGCCGAGAAAGCCGGGAGAGTAGCACCAGACACTCGGAGGGACCGAGTGTGCAGAATCAAAACGTCCAGGAAGGCGAGGGCATGGCGAAGAAGGAGGGCAAGCCTAGTCTAGCTGAACGATTGCGACAATTAGCCGACGGAACGTTACCATTGGATGACCGGATGGACCGGAACATGCGTGGTAACCGATCCGAGCGAAGCAACGAGCGGAACGACAGAAACTTCGAAGAAAGTCCCGGAGGCGCAGCGGCACGACGGCCACCTGGCGACATGCCGATCTCGTTGATGGATCTACCTAAATTCGGAGTGCTACCTCCGGAGCGAACAGATTTCCCGCGAGGACCGGATTTCCGGCCCGGGCCGCCGGACGCACGCGAGTTTCCGCAACGCGGCCTGCCCGATCGGCCTGATCGGCAAAATTTTCCGCCGCGCGGTGGGCCGAGGGCTTCGCAGATGGACGACTTCCTGGATCCCAGGATGCAGCCTGGCATATTCCCGGAGGAGTACGAGAGCAGACTGGGCCACAATGGGCCCCGACCTGACGACTTTCCCCCGAGCAGGCTAGGTCCGGCTCGCGACGAGTTTGAGCGACCGGAAGTGCGTGCTCGCAGACCGCCCGTGGACGAGTACGAACGCGAGCGTTTCGAGTACGAGATGAGACGCGAGGGATTTGATCCACGAATGCAAGACGGCTTCGATCTCAGAGGTCACAACGAGCGCTCCGACTTCGATCTTCGTAGGAGAGAATTTTTCGGTGGCCCAATGGAACCTGTGTTCGGAATGCCGCCTTTAATGGGACCAAAAGGACCGAGAGGACCGGTTGGCCCTGAAGGATTTGGACCGCGTGGAGCAAGGGGACCTG GTCCGCTGATGTTCCATTTACGTGGTATGGGTCCGAGAGGTATGAGGCCCGGGATGAGGCCGCCGTTCGCACCTCGAGGTCCACCGTTCGATCCCAGAGAAGCGGACTCTTTCTTCCGACCTCCGTTCGATGAAATGCGCGGTCGTCCAGGACCGCACATCCGACCACCGTTCGGTCCGATGGGCCCACCAGCGATGCATGGACCAGACGGTCCGTGGAGAAATCAGGAGGGCGGTGGACCGCCGCCCGCGTCATGGTCCGGACAGGAAGGACCCGAAGGACATGCGCAACGTGAGAATCATCTCCCGCGGGACAAGCAAAAATTAACGAAGCACCAggactataaaaatatatccgaGCGGGAGAACCGCAACCGAAATCGCAAATCCAGATGGGGTAATGTTAGCCCGCCACTGACGGACGACGTGGACGAGATGCCGTCGGAGGAGGCCGAGAATAAAGTAGAGACATCGGATGGCGGGGAACTAGTGGCGAAGAATAGCTTCGACGTTTCATCCTCGGCCATCGATCAGCAGAGTCTTCTGATGCAAAAGAAACAAGATGAGTCGACAATTCACGAGCAGGATGTGATGCATAGTGACAGAGAAAATGAGTTTGCGAGTATGCCAAACGATAAGGGCAGCGACGAGATTAGCTATAAAAATGACAAGAATCAGGCCAGTACCTTCGAAATTGGTGCGGATCATTTCTCCAGCAACGATTTAACGTTAAAGCAGCGGGGTGAAGAGGAACAGTGTGAATATGAAGCACCCATTCCAGCTGAAGATTCAGCGCAACAACATGTGGTACAATCGATCGAACAAATAGGGCACGTCAGTGAAAATCATAGTGAGCAATCAGTGGAACACCAAGTGGATTCGTTATAA